One segment of Setaria viridis chromosome 4, Setaria_viridis_v4.0, whole genome shotgun sequence DNA contains the following:
- the LOC117851408 gene encoding uncharacterized protein — protein sequence MASRWVRPEVYPLFAATGVAVGICGFQLFRNITGNPEVRVNKAGRAAGVLENHEEGRRYAMHGLRSFVRDKTPEIMPAINKFFTEPK from the exons ATGGCCAGCCGCTGGGTCCGACCCGAG GTGTACCCTCTGTTCGCGGCGACGGGCGTGGCCGTCGGCATCTGTGGATTTCAGCTCTTCAGGAACATCACCGGCAACCCGGAAGTCAG GGTAAACAAGGCAGGGAGGGCAGCTGGTGTCCTTGAAAATCATGAGGAGGGGAGGCGTTACGCAATGCACGGTCTCAGGAGCTTTGTGCGTGACAAGACCCCTGAAATCATGCCAGCGATTAACAAGTTCTTCACTGAGCCAAAGTGA